A single genomic interval of Sphingobacteriales bacterium harbors:
- a CDS encoding TIGR00730 family Rossman fold protein, translated as MTKQNPFVREERDFLKGARSRWAELKYTLGVIVQFIKGFRVLHFLGPTITIFGSARFNEGNEYYELARKVAYQLAKQGFAIMTGGGPGIMEAGNRGAKEAGGVSVGCNIVLPHEQKGNPYLDRVVTIDYFFVRKELLRKYSFAFIILPGGFGTLDEFFETVTLIQTKKIEKMPIVVMGLEYYKHIKDHIDRMWHEKAISEEDLNLILFSDNPDEVIEHISRYATQHTGLKLKPAKPASWVLREKKIPSSPNITTINSIVKETTHHDLMLHYIIMAMPPL; from the coding sequence ATGACTAAACAAAATCCATTTGTAAGAGAAGAACGCGATTTTTTGAAAGGTGCGCGCTCTCGTTGGGCCGAACTGAAATACACCCTAGGCGTAATTGTGCAATTTATAAAAGGGTTTCGCGTTTTGCATTTTTTAGGACCTACAATTACCATCTTTGGCTCGGCAAGGTTTAACGAAGGTAATGAGTATTACGAGTTGGCACGAAAAGTAGCTTACCAATTAGCAAAACAAGGATTTGCAATTATGACCGGCGGCGGGCCCGGAATTATGGAGGCAGGCAACCGAGGGGCAAAAGAGGCCGGAGGCGTATCTGTTGGCTGCAATATAGTACTGCCGCACGAACAAAAAGGAAACCCCTATTTAGACCGAGTTGTAACCATCGACTATTTTTTTGTCCGGAAAGAATTATTGCGCAAATATTCCTTTGCCTTTATCATCCTTCCGGGTGGGTTCGGAACATTAGACGAGTTTTTTGAAACCGTTACCCTCATTCAAACAAAAAAAATTGAAAAAATGCCTATTGTAGTTATGGGCTTAGAATATTACAAACACATTAAAGACCATATTGACCGCATGTGGCACGAAAAAGCAATTAGTGAGGAAGATTTGAACCTCATTCTTTTTTCCGATAATCCGGATGAAGTGATAGAACATATTTCAAGGTATGCCACACAACATACCGGATTAAAACTCAAACCCGCAAAACCTGCATCATGGGTTTTAAGAGAAAAAAAAATACCAAGCAGCCCAAATATAACAACAATAAACAGTATAGTCAAAGAAACCACTCATCATGACCTTATGTTGCATTATATCATTATGGCGATGCCTCCCCTTTAA
- a CDS encoding ABC transporter permease → MRTLKFLLQKEFKQIFRNKALLPLIFVVPIVQLLLLPLAADYEVKNINISIVDHDHSTYSQQLISKITASGYFKLADFSPSFTSALKQIEKDKSDLILEIPQGFEANLTRENEQKLFIAINAINGVKAGLGGAYLSEIITAYNADIRLQWMQPTKFNATPLISIASSNWFNPTMDYAFFMVPGILVILVTMIGSYMCALNIVKEKEVGTIEQINVTPIKKYEFILGKLIPFWVIGMFVFSIGLFFVARFVYGIVPVGSLGLLYGYLAIYLIALLGFGLLISTFAETQQQAMSVAFFFVMIFMLMSGLFTPIDGMPNWAYRIAKGNPVTYFIEVVRMIVLKGSSFADIKNHFLIMIGFAVLLNSFAILNYKKTN, encoded by the coding sequence ATGAGAACGTTAAAATTTTTACTCCAAAAAGAATTCAAACAAATATTCCGCAACAAAGCGCTGTTGCCATTGATTTTTGTTGTGCCAATAGTACAGTTGCTCTTACTGCCGCTGGCCGCCGACTACGAAGTAAAAAACATAAATATTTCAATAGTTGACCACGACCATTCAACGTATTCGCAACAGCTAATTTCAAAAATAACTGCTTCCGGATATTTTAAATTAGCAGATTTTAGCCCATCTTTTACCTCGGCATTAAAACAAATTGAAAAAGATAAATCTGATTTAATTTTAGAAATACCCCAGGGTTTCGAAGCAAATTTAACGCGCGAAAACGAGCAAAAATTATTTATTGCCATCAATGCCATCAATGGCGTAAAAGCAGGCTTAGGTGGCGCCTATCTTAGTGAAATTATTACCGCCTACAACGCCGATATTCGTTTACAATGGATGCAGCCAACTAAATTTAACGCCACACCCCTTATTTCCATCGCCTCATCAAACTGGTTTAACCCAACTATGGACTATGCGTTTTTTATGGTTCCGGGAATTTTAGTAATATTAGTAACAATGATAGGCTCCTACATGTGCGCCTTAAATATAGTAAAAGAAAAAGAAGTCGGCACCATCGAACAAATAAACGTTACCCCTATTAAAAAATATGAATTTATATTGGGCAAGCTCATTCCGTTTTGGGTAATTGGTATGTTTGTGTTTAGCATTGGCTTGTTTTTTGTTGCGCGTTTTGTTTACGGCATCGTTCCTGTTGGCAGTTTAGGGCTGCTGTATGGCTATTTGGCAATTTATTTAATTGCACTTTTGGGATTTGGCCTACTTATTTCTACTTTTGCCGAAACACAGCAACAGGCAATGTCTGTAGCATTTTTCTTCGTGATGATATTTATGTTAATGAGCGGCTTATTTACCCCCATTGACGGAATGCCCAACTGGGCTTATAGGATAGCAAAAGGCAACCCGGTAACTTATTTTATTGAAGTGGTGCGAATGATTGTACTAAAAGGAAGCAGTTTTGCCGACATCAAAAATCATTTTTTAATAATGATTGGGTTTGCCGTACTTTTAAACAGTTTTGCAATTTTGAATTATAAGAAAACCAATTAA
- a CDS encoding ABC transporter permease: MKQFLSFVRKEFYHVFRDSRTLLMLFGVPIVQIVLFGFALTNEIKNSKIVICDYAKDEATQQIIGKFAASKNFQITKTLMSHKQIEEAFKAENIKLAIIFPANFNQDLLHLNKAQVQLIADASDPNTANTLTSYATNIIMDYQRELMENNTLPLRIVPELRMLYNPELKGATNFVPGIMALVLMLVCVMMTAVSIVKEKEMGTMEVLLVSPFNPIMVIISKAIPYFFLSLINLSVILVLSVTLLAMPINGSVLLLFAESILLIITALALGLLISNVTESQQTAMLISMMGMLVPTILFTGFMFPIENMPVPLQLICNIIPAKWYYTIVKSIMIKGLGFSAIWKETLVLLSMTCFLLVVSFKKFKIRLA; encoded by the coding sequence ATGAAACAGTTTCTATCATTTGTACGAAAAGAATTTTATCACGTTTTCCGAGACAGCAGGACCTTGCTCATGCTATTTGGTGTGCCCATTGTGCAAATTGTTTTGTTTGGTTTTGCCTTGACTAACGAAATAAAAAATTCAAAAATTGTAATTTGCGACTATGCTAAAGATGAAGCCACACAACAAATTATTGGCAAATTTGCAGCAAGTAAAAATTTTCAAATTACGAAAACATTAATGAGCCACAAACAAATTGAGGAAGCATTTAAAGCAGAAAACATAAAATTAGCAATTATTTTTCCGGCTAATTTTAACCAAGATTTGTTACACTTAAACAAGGCGCAAGTGCAGTTAATTGCCGACGCATCTGACCCAAATACGGCTAATACCTTAACAAGCTACGCCACCAATATTATTATGGATTATCAGCGGGAGTTGATGGAGAACAATACACTGCCACTCCGGATAGTTCCCGAACTTCGCATGTTGTATAATCCCGAATTAAAAGGGGCAACAAATTTTGTTCCGGGAATTATGGCCTTGGTCTTGATGTTGGTTTGTGTAATGATGACCGCTGTTTCTATTGTTAAAGAAAAAGAAATGGGCACCATGGAAGTACTTTTGGTTTCGCCGTTTAACCCTATTATGGTTATCATTTCAAAAGCTATTCCCTACTTTTTTTTATCGCTAATTAATCTTAGTGTAATACTTGTTTTAAGCGTTACCCTTTTGGCTATGCCAATTAACGGCAGCGTATTATTGCTGTTTGCCGAGAGTATTTTATTAATAATTACGGCACTGGCCTTGGGCTTGCTTATTTCAAACGTAACAGAGTCGCAGCAAACGGCCATGCTTATTTCAATGATGGGCATGTTAGTACCTACTATTTTATTTACAGGTTTTATGTTTCCTATCGAAAATATGCCTGTTCCGTTACAACTTATTTGCAATATTATTCCTGCAAAATGGTACTACACCATTGTAAAATCAATTATGATTAAAGGGCTGGGGTTTAGTGCTATATGGAAAGAAACTTTAGTACTTTTAAGCATGACTTGCTTTTTATTGGTAGTGAGCTTCAAAAAATTTAAAATCCGGTTGGCATGA
- a CDS encoding ABC transporter ATP-binding protein gives MTNEIVIKTDKLTKRFGNFIAANEITFEVYAGEIFGFLGANGAGKTTAMKMLCGLSKPSSGRATIAGFDVYKQTEKIKKNIGYMSQKFSLYEDLTVIENIHFFGGIYGLPNKQLKEKSNELLETLGLKSEAKKLVSSLPLGWKQKLAFSVAVLHEPKIVFLDEPTGGVDPITRRQFWDLIYQAADRGITIFVTTHYMDEAEYCNRISMMVDGVIKALDSPANLKQQYSATSMSEVFYELARGAERASD, from the coding sequence ATGACAAACGAAATAGTAATAAAAACAGATAAACTTACCAAGCGCTTTGGCAATTTTATAGCTGCCAACGAAATTACATTTGAGGTTTATGCCGGCGAAATATTTGGATTTCTTGGCGCTAATGGTGCCGGAAAAACAACTGCTATGAAAATGCTTTGCGGCCTTTCTAAACCCTCCTCCGGAAGGGCAACCATTGCAGGCTTTGATGTTTACAAGCAAACCGAAAAAATCAAAAAAAACATCGGATACATGAGTCAGAAATTTTCATTGTACGAAGATTTAACGGTAATAGAAAATATACATTTTTTTGGCGGCATTTACGGTTTACCCAATAAGCAGTTGAAAGAAAAAAGCAATGAACTCCTTGAAACATTAGGTCTAAAAAGCGAAGCAAAAAAATTAGTTTCCTCGTTGCCCTTAGGCTGGAAGCAAAAATTAGCTTTTTCGGTAGCCGTTTTGCACGAGCCAAAAATTGTTTTTTTAGACGAACCCACCGGCGGCGTTGACCCAATAACAAGGCGGCAGTTTTGGGATTTAATTTACCAAGCAGCCGACAGGGGTATAACCATTTTTGTAACCACACACTATATGGACGAAGCCGAATACTGTAACCGCATTTCTATGATGGTGGACGGCGTAATAAAAGCATTAGACTCGCCTGCAAACTTAAAACAACAATACTCGGCCACCTCAATGAGTGAAGTATTTTATGAATTAGCCCGAGGCGCGGAAAGAGCCAGCGACTAA
- a CDS encoding ABC transporter ATP-binding protein, which produces MKDVVLSNIVKTYNKGQVKAVNNVSFEVNKGELFGLIGADGAGKTSIFRILTTLLLPDSGTASVNGCDVVKDYKIIRKNVGYMPGKFSLYTDLTVEENLNFFATLFNTSIAKNYDLIKDIYVQLEPFKTRKSGKLSGGMKQKLALCCALIHRPMVLFLDEPTTGVDVVSRKEFWDMLKGLKQQGITILVSTPYMDEATLCERIALIQNGSIMSIDAPDIIVKQFPDKLFAIKAINMGRLLAVLRSNAQIKTCFSFGDFHHITLQNDNEHTQNELLQTLRNNDFYDVELKQIAPSIEDCFIGLMANNHQL; this is translated from the coding sequence TTGAAAGACGTTGTATTATCTAATATCGTAAAAACCTACAATAAAGGCCAAGTAAAAGCAGTAAATAATGTTTCTTTTGAAGTAAACAAAGGCGAGCTGTTTGGCTTAATTGGGGCAGACGGGGCGGGCAAAACCAGCATTTTCCGGATACTTACCACCTTACTTTTACCCGATAGCGGCACGGCCTCGGTAAATGGTTGCGATGTGGTAAAAGATTATAAAATTATTCGCAAAAACGTAGGCTATATGCCCGGCAAATTTTCGTTATATACAGATTTGACCGTTGAAGAAAACCTAAACTTTTTTGCCACCTTATTCAACACAAGCATAGCAAAAAATTACGATTTAATAAAAGACATTTATGTTCAGTTAGAGCCGTTCAAAACTCGCAAATCCGGAAAATTGTCGGGTGGCATGAAACAAAAATTAGCCTTGTGTTGTGCCTTAATTCACAGGCCAATGGTTTTATTTTTAGACGAGCCAACCACAGGCGTAGATGTCGTTTCAAGAAAAGAGTTTTGGGACATGCTAAAAGGCTTAAAGCAGCAGGGCATTACCATTTTGGTTTCTACACCTTATATGGACGAAGCTACCCTTTGCGAACGCATTGCCTTGATACAAAACGGCAGTATAATGTCTATTGATGCGCCCGATATTATTGTAAAGCAGTTTCCGGATAAATTATTTGCAATAAAGGCAATAAATATGGGCAGGCTTCTTGCTGTCTTGCGAAGCAACGCTCAAATAAAAACTTGTTTTTCGTTTGGCGACTTTCATCATATAACCCTTCAAAATGACAACGAGCACACGCAAAACGAACTATTACAAACCTTGCGCAATAATGATTTTTATGACGTTGAATTAAAACAAATTGCACCAAGTATTGAAGATTGTTTCATTGGGTTGATGGCCAATAACCACCAACTATAA
- a CDS encoding cation-translocating P-type ATPase, with amino-acid sequence MQNSIASHLVGLNDSEVATARKKYGDNRMEAAYKASWLKLLLETLKEPMLLLLFAISSIYLIVGNYGEALFMFLAIIAVSAISFYQDNRSKNALEALEKLNEPLSTVIRNGKSIQIPTHEIVVGDFCVTEEGKVINADGLIIQSNDFSVNEASLTGESLPVFKNPETADKNVYSGTLVVSGLVVFQVEKIGKNTRIGKIGQSLQNIKEEISPLQKQITQFVRSMAIIGIVVFLLVWSFSYLQSGDILKSLLAGLTLAMSVLPEEIPVAFTTFMALGAWKLMREGIIIKRSTIVETLGSTTVICTDKTGTITENTMQLKHLYAYNTDKVFDENNFDDPTLSMLINYAMWGSEPVPFDPMEKILHKVYEQTQKYDERKNYQMFYEYPLEGRPPMMTHIFENPERKRIIAAKGAPEAILNVSTLSENEKTKLRSLVKTFGQKGFRVLGVAKSNFEGDKFPASQQDFKFDFLGLVVFYDPPKKGIKKVFQQIYDAGIKVKVISGDNTETTKSIAAQAGIINTADAIEGKEIMDYSEEQVQQISGEKILFTRMFPEAKLAVVNALKKNGEVVAMLGDGVNDGPALKAAHIGVAMGSKGTEIAKAAAALVITNDDLEKLIIGIAAGRRIYANIKKAVQYIISIHIPIILTVSLPLFLGWVFPQIFTPVHVIFLELIMGPTCSIVYENEPMEKNTMLQKPRKMTDTFLNRKELAISIIQGLMITAGVLFAYQWSVQNGGSEEKTRAIVFTTLIFANILLSLANRSFYYSMFESFKNKNYLFLMVIGLTLVLLFAILYVPPFANFFHLTKLHIRELGLAAGIASAVVLWFEIYKWLKRKK; translated from the coding sequence ATGCAAAACAGTATTGCTTCCCACCTTGTAGGGCTTAATGACAGCGAGGTCGCCACTGCCCGTAAAAAATATGGGGACAACCGGATGGAAGCCGCTTATAAAGCCAGTTGGCTAAAATTGCTGTTAGAGACCTTAAAAGAGCCAATGCTGCTTTTGCTCTTTGCCATATCGAGTATTTATTTAATTGTTGGCAATTACGGCGAAGCATTATTTATGTTTTTGGCAATTATTGCCGTTTCAGCGATTTCTTTTTATCAGGATAACCGGAGCAAGAACGCCTTAGAAGCCTTGGAAAAACTGAATGAGCCGCTAAGTACCGTCATTCGAAATGGCAAATCAATTCAAATACCCACACACGAAATTGTTGTCGGCGATTTTTGCGTTACCGAAGAAGGGAAAGTGATTAACGCTGACGGACTTATTATACAAAGTAATGATTTTTCGGTCAACGAAGCCTCGCTTACCGGAGAAAGCCTGCCTGTTTTTAAAAATCCCGAAACAGCCGATAAAAATGTATATAGTGGCACCTTAGTTGTTTCGGGGTTAGTTGTTTTTCAAGTAGAAAAAATTGGCAAAAATACCCGTATAGGCAAAATCGGGCAATCTTTACAAAATATAAAAGAGGAAATTTCGCCCTTGCAAAAACAAATCACACAATTTGTTCGGTCAATGGCAATTATTGGAATTGTTGTTTTCTTATTAGTTTGGAGCTTTAGTTATTTACAATCGGGCGATATTCTTAAAAGTTTATTGGCAGGTCTTACCCTGGCCATGTCTGTTTTACCCGAAGAAATTCCGGTAGCCTTTACAACTTTTATGGCCTTGGGTGCCTGGAAATTAATGCGCGAAGGCATCATCATAAAAAGAAGTACTATTGTCGAAACCTTAGGAAGTACAACAGTTATCTGTACCGATAAAACAGGCACTATTACCGAAAACACCATGCAATTAAAGCACCTTTATGCGTACAATACCGATAAGGTTTTCGATGAAAATAATTTTGATGACCCTACCCTTTCCATGCTGATTAATTACGCTATGTGGGGTAGCGAGCCGGTTCCTTTTGACCCCATGGAAAAAATACTGCACAAAGTATATGAACAAACACAGAAATATGATGAGCGAAAAAACTACCAAATGTTTTATGAATACCCGTTAGAAGGTAGGCCTCCCATGATGACACATATTTTTGAAAATCCGGAAAGAAAACGGATTATTGCGGCAAAAGGTGCTCCCGAAGCCATTCTTAATGTTTCTACCCTATCTGAGAACGAAAAAACCAAACTAAGAAGCCTTGTTAAAACTTTTGGGCAGAAAGGTTTTCGGGTTTTAGGTGTAGCCAAATCTAATTTTGAAGGCGATAAGTTTCCAGCTTCGCAACAGGATTTTAAGTTTGATTTTCTTGGCTTAGTAGTGTTTTACGATCCTCCCAAAAAAGGTATTAAAAAGGTTTTTCAACAAATTTACGATGCCGGAATAAAAGTAAAAGTAATTTCGGGCGACAATACTGAAACCACAAAAAGCATTGCAGCACAGGCCGGAATTATAAATACTGCCGATGCCATTGAAGGTAAAGAAATTATGGACTACTCAGAAGAACAAGTACAGCAAATATCCGGAGAAAAGATATTGTTTACAAGAATGTTTCCCGAAGCCAAACTTGCCGTAGTAAATGCGCTGAAAAAAAACGGTGAAGTGGTTGCCATGCTTGGCGACGGTGTAAACGATGGCCCCGCCCTTAAAGCAGCTCATATTGGCGTGGCAATGGGCAGTAAAGGCACAGAAATAGCAAAAGCTGCCGCTGCTTTGGTAATTACTAATGACGATTTGGAAAAACTAATTATTGGAATTGCCGCCGGGAGAAGAATTTATGCCAATATTAAAAAGGCTGTTCAGTACATTATTTCTATTCATATACCAATTATACTTACGGTTTCTCTGCCCTTGTTTCTGGGATGGGTGTTTCCGCAAATTTTTACACCCGTTCATGTTATTTTTCTCGAGTTGATAATGGGGCCAACCTGTTCTATTGTTTATGAAAACGAACCTATGGAAAAAAACACCATGCTACAAAAACCCCGAAAAATGACCGATACTTTTTTGAACCGGAAAGAACTTGCTATTAGTATTATTCAGGGCTTAATGATTACTGCAGGGGTGTTATTTGCTTATCAATGGTCTGTTCAAAATGGAGGCAGCGAAGAAAAAACAAGGGCAATAGTATTTACAACTTTAATATTTGCTAATATTTTGTTGAGTTTGGCCAATCGTTCGTTCTATTACAGCATGTTTGAAAGTTTTAAAAACAAAAATTACTTATTTTTAATGGTCATTGGCTTAACGCTGGTCTTACTTTTTGCCATTCTTTATGTTCCGCCATTTGCCAACTTTTTCCATCTAACTAAATTACATATCAGGGAATTGGGCTTAGCGGCAGGTATTGCATCGGCAGTTGTGTTATGGTTTGAAATATATAAATGGCTGAAACGAAAAAAATGA
- the cadA gene encoding cadmium-translocating P-type ATPase codes for MINADKNHKHTYDAQGKQLCCTQEEKIYSNAGAKALLKEKHHHHHHGHDHDHEHSDSSTIKMFLPSIISLTLLLAAICFDHILKSGWFAGWLKIVWYVLAYIPVGFPVIKEAFKSIIKGEVFSEFFLMGIATIGAFAIGEYPEGVAVMLFYAVGEVLQTLAVKKAKSNIKSLLDQRPDEVTILNAANQPQTVDAASVKIGEIIQLKPGEKLGLDGKLLSEKASFNTAALTGESTPDTKTKGETVLAGMINLNTVAHIQVTTAYTDSKLSKILELVQNATTKKAPTELFIRKFAKIYTPIVVLLAILITVLPYFLTANYVFAHWLYRALIFLVISCPCALVISIPLGYFGGIGAASKNGILFKGSNFLDILATVQNMVMDKTGTITEGVFKVQEIVFDKTVNQVEMLQMVDALESHSSHPVATAIHQYVGSTNINIQLQNIEEISGHGLKAEANGKELLVGNFKLMDMFAVLYDLDPSSIVYTTIAVAYDKKFVGYISIADSIKEDAQATIDELKTLQVKTVMLSGDKSSVVKYVAEKLGINHAFGDLLPEDKVNKVKEIKAKNETVAFVGDGVNDAPVVALSDVGIAMGGLGSDATIETADVVIQDDMPSKIPMAIHISKQTKKIVWQNIVMAFAVKAIVLALGAGGLATMWEAVFADVGVALLAILNAVRIQKMKF; via the coding sequence ATGATAAATGCAGATAAAAATCATAAGCACACGTACGATGCGCAAGGCAAACAACTTTGTTGCACGCAGGAAGAAAAGATATACAGTAATGCCGGAGCAAAAGCATTATTAAAAGAAAAACATCATCATCATCATCACGGACACGACCACGACCACGAGCACAGCGACAGTAGTACGATAAAGATGTTTTTACCAAGTATCATTTCCTTAACCTTATTACTTGCCGCCATTTGCTTTGACCATATTCTAAAATCCGGATGGTTTGCTGGCTGGTTAAAAATTGTTTGGTATGTATTGGCCTATATTCCGGTTGGCTTTCCTGTTATTAAAGAAGCGTTCAAAAGCATTATCAAAGGAGAAGTTTTTTCGGAATTTTTTTTAATGGGCATTGCCACCATCGGAGCGTTTGCCATTGGTGAATATCCCGAGGGCGTTGCCGTAATGTTGTTTTATGCTGTTGGCGAAGTGCTGCAAACCTTGGCTGTAAAAAAAGCCAAATCAAATATTAAATCGTTACTTGACCAGCGACCCGATGAAGTAACAATTTTAAACGCTGCCAATCAGCCACAAACAGTAGATGCTGCAAGTGTAAAAATTGGCGAAATTATACAATTAAAGCCGGGCGAAAAATTAGGTTTAGACGGAAAATTACTATCGGAAAAAGCATCGTTTAACACCGCAGCACTTACCGGCGAAAGTACACCCGACACTAAAACTAAAGGCGAAACGGTTTTGGCAGGCATGATAAACCTAAATACCGTTGCCCACATACAGGTTACAACTGCTTATACAGATAGCAAGTTGAGCAAAATATTAGAATTAGTTCAAAATGCCACCACTAAAAAAGCACCTACGGAATTATTCATCCGGAAGTTTGCAAAAATTTATACGCCAATTGTAGTCCTCTTGGCAATTTTAATTACCGTATTGCCGTACTTTCTGACAGCTAATTATGTGTTTGCCCACTGGCTGTACCGTGCATTGATTTTTTTAGTTATATCTTGCCCTTGTGCCTTGGTTATAAGTATTCCGTTAGGTTATTTTGGCGGAATTGGCGCTGCTTCAAAAAATGGTATCTTGTTTAAAGGAAGCAACTTTTTAGATATACTTGCCACAGTGCAAAATATGGTGATGGATAAAACTGGCACCATAACCGAAGGGGTATTTAAAGTACAAGAAATTGTTTTTGACAAAACAGTTAACCAAGTAGAAATGCTGCAAATGGTAGATGCGCTGGAAAGCCACAGTTCGCATCCGGTAGCAACAGCCATCCATCAATATGTTGGTAGCACAAATATCAATATCCAACTGCAAAATATAGAAGAAATATCGGGGCACGGATTAAAAGCCGAAGCAAACGGAAAAGAGTTATTGGTAGGAAATTTTAAGTTAATGGACATGTTTGCTGTTCTATACGACCTTGACCCCAGCAGCATTGTTTACACTACAATTGCGGTGGCTTACGATAAAAAATTTGTCGGTTATATTTCCATTGCCGACAGCATAAAAGAAGACGCACAAGCTACCATTGACGAACTGAAAACGCTTCAGGTAAAAACCGTCATGCTGAGTGGCGACAAATCGAGCGTAGTAAAATATGTGGCCGAAAAATTGGGCATTAACCATGCCTTTGGCGACTTACTGCCCGAAGACAAGGTAAACAAGGTAAAAGAAATAAAAGCAAAAAACGAAACCGTAGCCTTTGTAGGAGACGGCGTAAACGACGCGCCTGTTGTTGCCCTTAGCGATGTAGGCATTGCCATGGGTGGCTTAGGAAGCGATGCCACCATTGAAACTGCCGATGTGGTAATACAAGACGACATGCCGAGTAAAATTCCAATGGCAATACATATTAGCAAACAGACGAAAAAAATTGTATGGCAAAATATTGTAATGGCTTTTGCGGTAAAAGCAATTGTCTTGGCGCTTGGTGCCGGAGGTTTAGCAACCATGTGGGAGGCCGTTTTTGCCGATGTTGGTGTGGCTTTATTGGCTATTTTAAACGCAGTAAGAATACAAAAAATGAAATTTTGA